In the Methylophilus sp. 5 genome, one interval contains:
- a CDS encoding PEP-CTERM sorting domain-containing protein, which produces MSAATLTHESISIVGSGGAGGAGSTASDMIFSSYSTVDGWGWAGGAGGVQGSLSKTNTGGNALAANEAFSFNIGSIVDSLNTTYGAGNWNVANASLSFTSSYSVQNNSRFGIGSGTFDIYWMGNDDWAQSKGTLTDRQLNPVYASNAAALQSWAGSSSLLASETFAVPAGGSGYVSLSYSLASDASFFSDILSASASGTNKETSFYLMSTAATLGMIIFTGGQGQALPTLSFDVVSVTPVPEAESIAMLLAGLGVIGATVRRRRV; this is translated from the coding sequence GTGAGTGCAGCGACGCTGACACATGAGAGCATTTCGATTGTGGGCAGCGGAGGGGCTGGCGGCGCGGGATCAACGGCCAGCGACATGATATTTTCAAGTTACAGTACCGTCGATGGCTGGGGATGGGCCGGTGGCGCAGGCGGCGTCCAGGGCAGCCTTTCTAAGACCAATACCGGTGGCAATGCGTTAGCAGCCAACGAAGCCTTCAGCTTTAATATCGGTTCGATTGTCGACTCTCTAAACACCACCTATGGTGCTGGCAACTGGAATGTCGCCAACGCCAGCCTCTCTTTTACATCCTCATACTCTGTTCAGAACAACTCGCGCTTTGGCATTGGCTCTGGAACTTTCGATATTTACTGGATGGGCAATGACGATTGGGCACAGTCAAAAGGCACACTGACTGATCGCCAACTCAACCCAGTCTACGCCAGCAACGCTGCAGCGCTACAAAGTTGGGCAGGTAGCAGCTCACTGCTGGCCTCGGAAACCTTTGCCGTGCCTGCTGGTGGCAGCGGATACGTCAGCTTGAGCTATAGCCTTGCATCAGACGCGTCGTTCTTCTCGGATATCCTCTCTGCATCAGCAAGTGGCACCAACAAAGAGACTTCATTTTATCTGATGAGTACCGCCGCCACTTTGGGCATGATTATTTTCACTGGTGGACAAGGGCAAGCATTACCCACCTTAAGTTTTGACGTGGTTTCGGTGACGCCAGTGCCAGAAGCAGAGAGCATAGCCATGCTCCTGGCTGGCCTAGGTGTCATCGGCGCAACAGTTCGTCGCCGTAGAGTCTGA
- a CDS encoding rhodanese-like domain-containing protein, whose product MEFLKQNVMLIGLAIGSGLALLLPMLSRSVAGIATLSATEAVMLMNRKSALVLDVREADEFAQGHLQGARNVPLSQLSARLKELEKFRDKPVLVVCQRGKRAHTAAKLLKAQNFTALNLLKGGMQAWIEAKMPSSK is encoded by the coding sequence GTGGAGTTTTTGAAACAAAATGTCATGTTAATCGGTCTGGCGATCGGCTCTGGTCTGGCCTTGTTGCTGCCGATGTTAAGCCGCTCTGTGGCAGGTATCGCCACGTTGTCGGCGACAGAGGCGGTGATGCTGATGAACCGTAAGTCTGCGCTGGTGCTGGATGTGCGTGAGGCAGACGAGTTTGCCCAAGGCCATTTGCAAGGCGCGCGCAATGTGCCGTTATCGCAATTATCGGCACGCCTTAAAGAGTTAGAAAAGTTTCGCGACAAACCTGTGCTGGTGGTGTGCCAGCGCGGCAAACGTGCGCACACCGCTGCCAAGTTGCTCAAAGCGCAAAATTTCACGGCCTTAAATCTGCTCAAAGGCGGCATGCAAGCCTGGATAGAGGCCAAGATGCCCAGCAGTAAGTAG
- the grxC gene encoding glutaredoxin 3 has translation MAKVVMYTSAVCPYCINAERLLKNKGVTEIEKIRVDLQPELRAEMMEKTGRRTVPQIFIGEQHVGGFDDLHALDVQGGLDPLLAA, from the coding sequence ATGGCTAAAGTTGTGATGTATACCTCAGCCGTGTGCCCCTATTGCATCAATGCAGAGCGGCTGTTAAAAAATAAAGGCGTGACCGAGATTGAAAAAATTCGCGTCGATTTGCAGCCTGAATTGCGCGCCGAAATGATGGAAAAAACCGGCCGCCGTACCGTGCCGCAAATTTTTATCGGCGAGCAGCATGTGGGCGGCTTTGATGACCTGCATGCACTGGATGTACAAGGCGGCTTGGACCCATTGCTGGCGGCTTAA
- the secB gene encoding protein-export chaperone SecB: MAQDSQNQTEQNVAPIFSIEKLYVHDASIEVPNAPAIFTERTTPQINVELGNNAQQIEEGIFNVSIKVTVTAKIEDKTAFLVEVTQSGIFAIRNVPQENMEPILAVACPNILFPYAREAISDMVTRAGFMPVLLNPINFEALYLQQQQQAAQAAGAPN; this comes from the coding sequence ATGGCTCAGGATTCACAGAACCAAACAGAACAAAACGTAGCACCGATTTTTAGCATTGAAAAACTGTATGTGCATGATGCTTCAATTGAAGTGCCAAATGCACCGGCTATTTTTACTGAGCGTACGACACCACAAATCAATGTTGAGTTGGGCAATAACGCACAGCAAATCGAAGAAGGCATTTTTAATGTGTCTATCAAAGTGACTGTGACTGCCAAAATTGAAGACAAAACAGCCTTTTTGGTTGAAGTGACACAATCTGGTATTTTCGCGATTCGCAACGTGCCGCAAGAAAACATGGAGCCGATTCTGGCCGTGGCTTGCCCGAACATCTTGTTCCCTTATGCCCGTGAAGCGATTTCTGACATGGTGACACGCGCAGGCTTTATGCCAGTGTTGCTGAACCCGATCAACTTCGAAGCGCTTTACCTGCAACAGCAACAGCAAGCCGCTCAAGCCGCTGGCGCACCTAACTAA
- the groL gene encoding chaperonin GroEL (60 kDa chaperone family; promotes refolding of misfolded polypeptides especially under stressful conditions; forms two stacked rings of heptamers to form a barrel-shaped 14mer; ends can be capped by GroES; misfolded proteins enter the barrel where they are refolded when GroES binds): MAAKDVRFGDDVRQKMVNGVNVLANAVRVTLGPKGRNVVLERSFGAPTITKDGVSVAKEIELKDKFENMGAQMVKEVASKTNDIAGDGTTTATVLAQAIIREGMKSVAAGMNPMDLKRGIDKAVEAAVADLAAQSKPCTTSKEIAQVGAISANSDTSVGQIIADAMDKVGKEGVITVEDGSGLTNELDVVEGMQFDRGYLSPYFINNPERQIALLDNPFVLLHDKKVSNIRDLLPTLEQVAKAGRPLLIIAEDVDGEALATLVVNNIRGILKTTAVKAPGFGDRRKAMLEDIAILTGGTVISEEVGLKLEAVQLHDLGQAKRIEVGKENTIIIDGAGNEEAIKARITQIKTQIEEASSDYDREKLQERVAKLAGGVAVIKVGATTEIEMKEKKARVEDALHATRAAVEEGIVAGGGVALIRARDAIAKVKGDNLDQEAGVKIVLRAVEEPLRQITQNAGVEPSVVVNNVAAGKGNYGYNAANETYGDMIEMGILDPTKVTRSALQNAASVAGLMLTTDCMVAELPKEDAASAPDMGGMGGMGGMM; the protein is encoded by the coding sequence ATGGCAGCTAAAGACGTAAGATTTGGTGATGACGTTCGCCAAAAAATGGTAAATGGTGTCAACGTATTGGCTAACGCAGTGCGCGTGACCCTCGGCCCTAAAGGCCGTAACGTGGTGTTGGAGCGTTCTTTCGGCGCGCCTACCATTACTAAAGATGGTGTGTCTGTGGCTAAAGAAATCGAATTAAAAGACAAATTCGAAAACATGGGCGCACAAATGGTGAAAGAAGTCGCTTCTAAAACCAACGACATCGCTGGTGACGGCACAACGACTGCAACAGTGTTAGCACAGGCGATTATCCGCGAAGGCATGAAATCTGTCGCCGCCGGCATGAACCCAATGGACCTGAAGCGTGGTATCGACAAAGCGGTTGAAGCAGCTGTGGCTGATCTGGCTGCACAATCCAAACCATGTACTACCAGCAAAGAAATCGCGCAAGTTGGCGCTATTTCTGCAAACTCTGACACCTCTGTTGGCCAAATCATTGCTGATGCAATGGACAAAGTGGGTAAAGAAGGCGTGATCACGGTTGAAGACGGTTCTGGCCTGACCAATGAGCTGGACGTGGTTGAAGGTATGCAGTTTGACCGTGGCTATTTGTCACCTTACTTCATCAATAATCCAGAGCGCCAAATTGCGTTGCTGGACAATCCTTTCGTGTTATTGCACGACAAAAAAGTATCCAACATCCGTGACCTGTTGCCAACATTGGAGCAAGTAGCGAAAGCGGGCCGTCCATTGCTGATCATTGCAGAAGATGTTGATGGCGAAGCGCTGGCAACCCTGGTAGTGAACAACATCCGCGGCATTTTGAAAACGACAGCTGTTAAAGCCCCTGGTTTTGGTGACCGTCGTAAAGCCATGTTGGAAGACATCGCCATTTTGACCGGCGGCACTGTGATTTCTGAAGAGGTTGGCCTGAAACTGGAAGCTGTGCAATTGCACGACCTGGGCCAAGCTAAACGCATCGAAGTCGGTAAAGAAAACACGATCATCATCGACGGTGCTGGCAACGAAGAAGCAATCAAAGCACGTATCACTCAGATCAAAACACAAATCGAAGAAGCGTCTAGCGACTATGACCGTGAAAAACTGCAAGAGCGCGTGGCCAAACTGGCTGGCGGCGTAGCAGTGATCAAGGTTGGCGCGACGACTGAAATCGAAATGAAAGAGAAAAAAGCCCGCGTGGAAGATGCATTGCACGCAACACGTGCTGCGGTTGAAGAAGGTATCGTGGCTGGCGGCGGCGTTGCACTGATCCGCGCCCGTGACGCGATTGCTAAAGTGAAAGGTGACAACCTGGATCAAGAAGCTGGCGTGAAAATCGTCTTGCGCGCGGTTGAAGAGCCATTGCGCCAAATCACCCAAAACGCTGGCGTTGAGCCATCTGTCGTGGTGAACAACGTGGCGGCTGGTAAAGGCAACTACGGCTACAACGCGGCTAACGAAACCTATGGCGATATGATTGAAATGGGTATTCTTGACCCAACTAAAGTGACACGTTCTGCCCTGCAAAACGCAGCGTCTGTGGCTGGCTTGATGCTGACTACTGACTGCATGGTAGCTGAACTGCCTAAAGAAGATGCAGCTTCTGCACCGGATATGGGCGGCATGGGCGGCATGGGCGGTATGATGTAG
- a CDS encoding NAD(P)H-dependent glycerol-3-phosphate dehydrogenase, protein MSKVAVLGAGAWGTALAMHIALQHEVVLWARNSGHVSGMRKARANPLYLGDFAFPEKLTVEDDLAAAVAGSDLILSVVPTAGFRPILQQLKALGITQPLIWANKGLEPQTAKLPFEVAQEELGADYPWGVLSGPSFAAELVRGLPTAITLAANHRELAQQAAQLIHGGCLRVYDSVDVVGASVGGAVKNVMAIAAGISDGMGFGNNARAAMITRGLAEITRFGMALGAKPETFMGLAGAGDLILTCTGQYSRNREVGLQLASGKSLESILAGLGHVAEGVNTAREVMRRADTIGVEMPITFEVNQLLTNQKTAQEAVSALLGRGQRQESV, encoded by the coding sequence ATGAGTAAGGTTGCAGTTCTTGGAGCAGGTGCCTGGGGCACAGCACTGGCCATGCATATCGCGTTGCAGCACGAGGTTGTGCTGTGGGCACGCAATAGCGGGCATGTCTCTGGTATGCGCAAGGCGCGCGCTAATCCGCTCTATCTGGGCGATTTTGCTTTTCCTGAAAAACTCACGGTAGAAGACGACCTGGCGGCGGCAGTCGCTGGTTCGGATTTGATATTATCTGTGGTGCCGACGGCCGGTTTTCGGCCAATTTTGCAGCAACTCAAAGCCTTGGGCATTACGCAGCCTTTGATCTGGGCCAACAAAGGCCTGGAGCCGCAAACGGCAAAATTACCGTTTGAAGTGGCACAAGAAGAGTTAGGCGCAGACTACCCATGGGGCGTGTTAAGCGGCCCTAGCTTTGCTGCGGAACTGGTGCGTGGCTTGCCCACTGCCATCACCCTGGCTGCAAATCACCGTGAACTGGCGCAACAGGCTGCGCAACTGATTCATGGCGGCTGCTTGCGTGTGTACGATAGCGTAGATGTCGTCGGTGCTTCTGTTGGTGGGGCGGTGAAAAACGTGATGGCGATTGCCGCTGGCATTTCGGATGGCATGGGCTTTGGTAACAACGCACGTGCCGCCATGATCACACGCGGCTTGGCTGAAATTACCCGTTTTGGCATGGCCTTGGGCGCCAAACCAGAAACATTTATGGGTCTGGCTGGCGCAGGCGATCTTATTTTGACCTGTACCGGACAATATTCACGTAACCGCGAAGTCGGCTTGCAACTCGCTTCTGGCAAATCACTAGAGAGCATTCTGGCAGGCTTGGGGCATGTGGCCGAAGGCGTGAATACTGCACGTGAAGTCATGCGTCGTGCTGACACCATAGGCGTAGAAATGCCTATTACCTTTGAAGTCAATCAATTGCTGACTAACCAGAAAACAGCGCAGGAAGCCGTGAGCGCCTTGCTGGGTCGTGGTCAGCGTCAAGAATCCGTTTAA
- a CDS encoding murein hydrolase activator EnvC — MFEFRMMAGAKPKRLWAMGMVICLALAAGSLSPPAHAAANDKTESTKGDLEQVKEKIQQLANALKASRVAKQDAHDALKASETAISSSRKKLRDIQDAQQDNRGKLQDLQKQLSLLQRQVNQQRRALSEQLNQQYRHGNNSPLQMLLQQQDPANTSRNLKYLGYLTAAHQQQIQLLQDNQEAIDRVRSATTEQLHETERLANQYSETTQKLEGEKSRRTDALNELSKQIETQEQQMVRLKKDEEALSQLFQRLLAEAKKREQEALAKAKREKEAAAKKAAELARKKKSGGRTFERSPQTNVEDSDSNTQSNTVIAKNETLPEYNANKENFSQLRGRLRLPVRGDVINRFGTARADTGVSWKGIFIRAKEGSEVKSVAGGQVVFADWMRGFGNLIVIDHGNGYMSLYGNNEALYKGSGQSVKSGDTIAAVGNSGGNAENGVYYELRRNSVPFDPLQWSTLR, encoded by the coding sequence ATGTTTGAGTTTCGCATGATGGCTGGCGCAAAGCCCAAACGCCTGTGGGCAATGGGCATGGTGATTTGCCTGGCACTCGCTGCAGGCAGCTTGTCGCCGCCTGCGCACGCCGCAGCAAATGACAAAACCGAATCCACCAAGGGTGATCTGGAGCAAGTCAAAGAAAAGATCCAGCAATTAGCCAATGCGCTTAAAGCCTCACGTGTCGCCAAGCAGGATGCGCATGATGCCTTAAAAGCCTCAGAGACGGCCATTAGCAGCTCGCGTAAAAAACTGCGCGACATTCAGGATGCGCAGCAAGACAACCGTGGCAAATTGCAAGACCTGCAAAAGCAGCTGTCATTACTGCAGCGACAGGTCAACCAGCAGCGTCGCGCACTCAGCGAGCAGCTCAACCAGCAATACCGTCATGGCAACAACAGTCCGCTGCAAATGCTGTTGCAACAGCAAGACCCAGCCAATACCTCGCGCAACCTGAAATACCTGGGTTACCTCACGGCCGCACATCAACAGCAGATTCAGTTATTACAAGACAACCAGGAAGCGATAGACCGCGTGCGCTCGGCCACCACCGAGCAACTACACGAAACCGAGCGCCTGGCCAATCAATATAGCGAAACCACGCAAAAACTTGAAGGTGAAAAATCGCGCCGCACCGACGCCCTGAACGAGCTGTCTAAACAAATTGAGACGCAGGAGCAGCAAATGGTGCGCCTGAAAAAAGACGAAGAAGCCTTGTCACAATTGTTTCAGCGCTTGTTAGCTGAAGCGAAAAAACGCGAGCAAGAGGCGCTGGCAAAAGCCAAGCGCGAAAAAGAAGCGGCGGCAAAAAAAGCGGCCGAACTGGCACGCAAGAAAAAGTCTGGCGGACGCACGTTTGAGCGGTCACCGCAAACCAATGTAGAAGACAGCGACAGCAACACGCAAAGTAATACGGTCATCGCCAAAAATGAAACACTGCCGGAATACAACGCCAATAAAGAAAACTTTTCCCAATTGCGCGGGCGCTTGCGCTTACCGGTACGTGGCGATGTGATTAACCGCTTTGGCACCGCACGTGCCGATACCGGTGTCAGCTGGAAAGGCATTTTCATCCGCGCCAAAGAGGGCAGCGAGGTTAAATCAGTCGCGGGTGGGCAAGTGGTGTTTGCCGACTGGATGCGCGGCTTTGGTAACCTGATTGTCATCGACCATGGCAATGGCTATATGAGTCTGTATGGCAACAATGAAGCACTGTATAAAGGCTCTGGCCAAAGTGTGAAGTCTGGCGACACCATTGCCGCTGTTGGCAACAGCGGCGGCAATGCTGAAAATGGCGTTTATTATGAATTGCGTCGTAACAGCGTGCCTTTCGATCCCCTGCAATGGAGCACATTGCGCTGA
- the gpmI gene encoding 2,3-bisphosphoglycerate-independent phosphoglycerate mutase produces MSINPVILLILDGFGHSETTEFNAVLQANTPNLDALKATYPHSLINASEHYVGLPDGQMGNSEVGHLNIGAGRIVFQDFERINNSISSGEFFKLPALVNAMQALKANNKALHILGLLSDGGVHSYQPHIHAALELAKQQGLSKVYVHAFLDGRDTPPKSAQPYLQALEDHLKTLGVGQIASVGGRFYGMDRDKRWERVSVAYELLVNGTSDAVAPDSLTALQQAYARDESDEFVKCTAIRAADAAPVRMEDGDCLLFMNFRSDRARQLTDALLNPQFSGFERSRVPAFSHYFTLTQYDKNQTLAEPVFAPFTVPNTFGEYISHLGLKQLRIAETEKYPHVTFFFNGGEETVFAGEDRILVPSPKVRTYDLQPEMSAPEVTDKLVAAIESQQYQAVICNYANGDMVGHTGNLPAAIQAVEALDTCVGRVVAAAQKVGADVIITADHGNAESMFDHASEQAHTQHTTNLVPFIYIGRPGQVTTGGALSDIAPTLLSLMGVPQPAEMTGKNLIKLNAAA; encoded by the coding sequence ATGTCAATCAACCCTGTCATTTTGCTGATCCTCGATGGTTTTGGTCACAGCGAGACCACCGAATTCAATGCCGTGTTACAAGCGAACACCCCAAATCTGGACGCTTTGAAGGCGACTTACCCACACAGCTTAATCAACGCCTCCGAGCATTATGTCGGCTTGCCGGACGGCCAGATGGGTAACTCTGAAGTGGGCCATTTGAATATTGGGGCGGGACGTATCGTCTTTCAAGACTTTGAGCGCATTAATAACAGCATTAGCAGTGGCGAGTTTTTTAAACTGCCTGCACTGGTCAATGCCATGCAGGCACTCAAAGCCAACAACAAAGCGCTGCATATCCTGGGCTTGTTGTCTGACGGCGGCGTGCATAGCTATCAGCCACATATTCATGCGGCCCTCGAACTGGCCAAGCAGCAAGGCCTGAGCAAGGTGTATGTACATGCCTTCCTCGATGGCCGTGACACGCCACCCAAAAGTGCGCAGCCTTATTTGCAAGCGTTAGAAGACCATCTTAAAACACTAGGCGTCGGCCAAATCGCCTCTGTGGGCGGCCGCTTTTACGGCATGGACCGCGACAAACGCTGGGAGCGCGTATCGGTTGCTTATGAGTTACTGGTCAACGGCACTTCTGACGCGGTTGCGCCCGACAGCCTGACTGCTTTGCAACAAGCCTATGCACGCGATGAGAGCGACGAGTTTGTGAAATGCACAGCCATTAGAGCCGCTGATGCTGCACCGGTGCGCATGGAAGATGGCGACTGCCTGCTGTTTATGAACTTTAGAAGCGACCGTGCGCGACAGTTAACCGACGCCCTGCTCAACCCGCAATTTAGCGGTTTTGAGCGCAGCCGCGTGCCTGCCTTTAGCCATTATTTCACGCTGACACAATACGACAAAAACCAAACGCTGGCCGAACCCGTGTTTGCGCCGTTTACGGTCCCCAACACCTTTGGTGAATACATTTCTCACCTGGGGCTGAAACAGCTGCGTATCGCCGAAACCGAAAAGTATCCACACGTGACCTTCTTTTTTAATGGCGGCGAAGAAACCGTCTTTGCAGGCGAAGACCGCATTTTAGTGCCCTCACCCAAAGTGAGGACGTATGACTTGCAGCCGGAAATGAGCGCGCCAGAAGTCACCGACAAACTGGTGGCTGCGATTGAGTCACAGCAATATCAGGCGGTGATTTGCAACTACGCCAACGGCGACATGGTTGGCCATACCGGCAACCTGCCAGCCGCCATTCAAGCGGTAGAAGCTCTGGATACCTGCGTAGGGCGCGTGGTCGCAGCAGCACAAAAAGTCGGCGCTGACGTCATTATCACGGCTGATCACGGCAATGCAGAAAGCATGTTTGACCATGCCAGCGAGCAGGCACACACCCAGCACACCACCAACCTGGTGCCGTTTATTTATATCGGTCGCCCCGGCCAGGTGACTACTGGTGGCGCTCTATCTGACATCGCGCCGACCTTGCTCTCATTAATGGGCGTGCCGCAACCTGCCGAAATGACCGGTAAAAACCTGATTAAACTCAATGCAGCGGCCTAA
- a CDS encoding FKBP-type peptidyl-prolyl cis-trans isomerase gives MANQLETLTQRLSYIVGENLAHQLKNDGLELDAEIVALAVKDVMSDQPSRLTDAEKRSAVEQVQKESQERQMAAHAKNKADGEAYLADNAKKEGVTTTASGLQYKQLEAGNGAKPTTSDRVKVHYHGTLTDGTVFDSSYDRGEPIVFPVTGVISGWVEGLQLMNVGSKFELTIPSELAYGANGSGPVIGPDATLVFQVELLGIE, from the coding sequence ATGGCAAATCAATTAGAGACTTTAACCCAACGCTTAAGTTATATCGTGGGTGAAAACCTGGCACATCAACTGAAAAATGATGGCCTCGAACTAGACGCAGAAATCGTCGCACTCGCGGTGAAAGATGTAATGTCTGACCAGCCATCTCGCTTAACCGATGCCGAAAAAAGAAGCGCAGTTGAGCAGGTTCAAAAAGAGAGCCAGGAAAGACAAATGGCTGCCCATGCCAAAAATAAGGCTGATGGCGAGGCTTACCTGGCAGACAATGCCAAAAAAGAAGGTGTCACTACCACGGCAAGCGGTCTGCAATACAAGCAACTGGAAGCAGGTAATGGCGCCAAGCCAACCACTAGCGATCGCGTGAAGGTGCATTACCATGGCACACTGACTGACGGCACGGTATTTGACAGTTCTTATGACCGTGGTGAGCCTATCGTTTTCCCAGTCACCGGTGTGATTTCAGGCTGGGTTGAAGGCTTGCAGTTGATGAATGTAGGCAGCAAGTTTGAACTGACGATTCCGTCTGAACTGGCGTACGGCGCTAACGGCAGCGGCCCGGTGATTGGCCCGGATGCCACCTTGGTGTTTCAAGTAGAGTTGCTGGGCATTGAATAA
- a CDS encoding co-chaperone GroES, translating into MSIRPLHDRVIVKRAAEERTTASGIVIPDSATEKPDQGVVQAIGNGKKDDNGKAIPLDVKVGDKVLFGKYSGQTVKVNGEELLVMREEDIMAIVE; encoded by the coding sequence ATGAGTATTCGTCCATTGCACGATCGAGTGATCGTTAAACGCGCCGCAGAAGAGCGCACAACCGCATCTGGTATTGTGATTCCAGACAGTGCAACCGAAAAACCAGACCAAGGTGTGGTTCAGGCTATTGGCAATGGTAAAAAAGACGACAACGGCAAAGCAATTCCTTTGGACGTAAAAGTCGGTGACAAGGTGTTGTTCGGCAAATACTCTGGCCAGACTGTTAAAGTCAACGGCGAAGAGCTGCTGGTGATGCGTGAAGAAGACATCATGGCGATTGTTGAGTAA
- a CDS encoding SdiA-regulated domain-containing protein, giving the protein MQYRSKWLFKAGAIVGIVVVLASFLYVMKAEALAWHLWHQLRSPDHHGLDLAHYQVSIEAKPLAHYQNTSGLTFNRETGTLFTVLNDMGTIVELSRDGTPLREIQVHGSDDLEGITHVEQDYYVVADERDSQLWLLQIKPETREISLGDAKLLKLGMNERGNKNFEGVSWDSVNHRLIVVKERDPKYVLSVSGLYHAANQNQNKIEVERLRQFDGALTWALRDLSSVTYHEQSGHLFLLSDESKLLKQFNERGQTMGSLALWQGFHGLHKSVPQAEGVSIDDEGNIYIVSEPNLFYVFKPPSHLI; this is encoded by the coding sequence GTGCAGTATCGAAGCAAGTGGTTATTCAAAGCGGGCGCCATTGTTGGCATAGTAGTGGTACTCGCCTCTTTTCTTTACGTCATGAAAGCAGAAGCGCTGGCGTGGCATCTGTGGCACCAGTTACGCAGCCCTGATCATCATGGGCTGGACCTCGCCCACTACCAGGTGTCGATCGAGGCCAAGCCGCTGGCGCATTATCAAAACACCTCGGGGCTCACCTTTAACCGCGAAACGGGCACGTTGTTTACTGTGCTCAATGATATGGGCACGATCGTCGAGTTAAGCCGTGATGGCACGCCACTGCGTGAAATCCAGGTGCATGGCAGCGATGACCTGGAAGGCATCACGCATGTTGAGCAAGACTACTATGTGGTCGCCGACGAGCGGGATAGCCAGTTGTGGCTGCTGCAAATCAAGCCGGAAACGCGTGAAATCTCACTGGGTGATGCCAAGCTGTTGAAACTTGGTATGAATGAGCGCGGCAATAAAAACTTTGAAGGCGTTTCGTGGGATAGCGTCAATCACAGGCTGATTGTGGTCAAAGAGCGTGATCCCAAATATGTGCTCTCGGTGAGCGGGTTATATCATGCCGCCAATCAAAACCAGAACAAGATCGAGGTAGAGCGCTTGCGGCAGTTTGACGGCGCGCTGACATGGGCGCTACGCGATTTGTCCTCAGTCACTTACCATGAGCAATCTGGGCATTTATTTCTGTTAAGTGATGAGTCTAAATTGCTCAAACAGTTTAATGAGCGCGGACAGACCATGGGCTCGCTTGCGCTCTGGCAAGGCTTTCATGGGTTGCATAAAAGCGTGCCGCAGGCCGAAGGCGTGTCGATTGATGATGAAGGCAATATTTATATTGTCAGCGAACCTAACCTGTTTTATGTGTTTAAGCCGCCATCACACCTCATTTAG